In one window of Xiphophorus hellerii strain 12219 chromosome 23, Xiphophorus_hellerii-4.1, whole genome shotgun sequence DNA:
- the maea gene encoding E3 ubiquitin-protein transferase MAEA isoform X2 produces MAVQETAAQLSMALKVQEYPTLKVPYETLNKRFRAAQKNIDRETSHVTMVVAELEKTLSSFPVVDSVVSLLDGVVEKLSALKRKAAESIQAEDESAKLCKRRIEHLKEHSSDQPGSVNLWKKKRMDRMMVEHLLRCGYYNTAVKLARQSGIEDLVNIEMFLTAKEVEESLERQETATCLAWCHDNKSRLRKMKSCLEFSLRIQEFIELIRQNKRMDAVRHARKHFSQAEGGQLDEVRQVMGMLAFPSDTHISPYKDLLDPARWKMLIQQFRYDNYRLHQLGNNSVFTITLQAGLSAIKTPQCYKEDGSSKNPDCPVCSKSLNKLAQPLPMAHCANSRLVCKISGEVMNENNPPMMLPNGYVYGYNSLLSIRQDDKVVCPRTKEVFSFSQAEKVYIM; encoded by the exons ATGGCGGTGCAGGAGACAGCAGCCCAGCTGTCCATGGCTCTGAAGGTCCAGGAATATCCCACCCTGAAG GTTCCGTATGAGACCCTGAACAAGCGGTTCCGAGCGGCCCAGAAGAACATCGACCGGGAGACGAGTCACGTGACCATGGTGGTGGCGGAGCTGGAGAAGACGCTCAGCAGCTTCCCGGTGGTTGACTCCGTGGTGTCGCTGCTGGACGGAGTGGTGGAGAAACTCAGCGCCCTGAAGAGGAAG GCTGCTGAGTCGATTCAAGCGGAGGATGAGAGCGCCAAGCTGTGTAAACGGCGCATCGAGCACCTGAAGGAGCACAGCAGCGACCAGCCGGGTTCGGTCAACCTGTGGAAGAAGAAACGCATGGACCGCATGATGGTGGAGCATCTGCTGCGCTGCGGCTACTACAACACCGCCGTCAAGCTGGCCAGGCAGAGCGGCATAGAG GATCTGGTGAACATCGAGATGTTCCTCACagcaaaggaggtggaggagTCTTTGGAGAGGCAGGAAACAGCCACCTGCCTCGCCTGGTGCCATGACAACAAGTCCCGCCTCCGCAAGATGAAG agctgTCTGGAGTTTAGTCTGAGAATTCAGGAGTTTATTGAGCTCATCAGACAGAACAAGCGCATGGATGCAGTGCG ACATGCAAGGAAGCATTTCAGTCAGGCAGAAGGAGGGCAGCTGGATGAGGTCCGGCAGGTGATGGGCATGCTGGCCTTCCCATCAGATACACACATCTCCCCCTACAAG GATCTTCTGGACCCGGCTCGCTGGAAGATGCTGATCCAGCAGTTCAGATACGACAACTACAGACTCCACCAGCTGGGAAACAACTCTGTGTTCACCATCACCCTGCAGGCCGGGCTGTCCGCCATCAAGACTCC TCAGTGCTACAAGGAGGACGGCTCCTCTAAAAACCCAGACTGCCCCGTTTGCAGCAAGTCTCTGAACAAGTTGGCGCAGCCGCTGCCGATGGCTCACTGCGCCAACTCCAGGCTGGTGTGTAAGATCTCTGGGGAGGTGATGAACGAGAACAACCCGCCCATGATGCTGCCCAACGGATACGTCTACGGCTACAAC TCCCTGCTGTCCATCCGCCAGGACGACAAAGTGGTCTGTCCCAGAACCAAAGAGGTGTTCAGCTTCTCTCAGGCAGAGAAGGTCTACATCATGTGA
- the maea gene encoding E3 ubiquitin-protein transferase MAEA isoform X1, producing the protein MVALPFWSRRDSPAKGENQANLNPAADPVRGAGSGWFWAVGGLGKRFGVLAQCHQIPAASVRFKMASRRNRRRLPHTRTAPPSHGAGLRHRRTRSNDSASTPRPAVPYETLNKRFRAAQKNIDRETSHVTMVVAELEKTLSSFPVVDSVVSLLDGVVEKLSALKRKAAESIQAEDESAKLCKRRIEHLKEHSSDQPGSVNLWKKKRMDRMMVEHLLRCGYYNTAVKLARQSGIEDLVNIEMFLTAKEVEESLERQETATCLAWCHDNKSRLRKMKSCLEFSLRIQEFIELIRQNKRMDAVRHARKHFSQAEGGQLDEVRQVMGMLAFPSDTHISPYKDLLDPARWKMLIQQFRYDNYRLHQLGNNSVFTITLQAGLSAIKTPQCYKEDGSSKNPDCPVCSKSLNKLAQPLPMAHCANSRLVCKISGEVMNENNPPMMLPNGYVYGYNSLLSIRQDDKVVCPRTKEVFSFSQAEKVYIM; encoded by the exons ATGGTTGCGCTTCCTTTCTGGAGCAGACGTGATTCGCCTGCTAAGGGTGAAAACCAGGCGAACCTAAACCCAGCAGCCGACCCGGTCCGTGGAGCTGGTTCGGGGTGGTTCTGGGCGGTTGGGGGTTTGGGGAAGCGGTTCGGCGTGTTAGCGCAGTGTCATCAGATTCCTGCCGCCTCTGTGCGCTTCAAAATGGCCAGCAGGAGAAACCGCCGCCGGCTGCCGCACACACGCACCGCTCCTCCATCCCACGGAGCGGGACTGCGACACCGGCGGACCCGGTCCAATGACAGCGCCTCCACACCCAGACCCGCG GTTCCGTATGAGACCCTGAACAAGCGGTTCCGAGCGGCCCAGAAGAACATCGACCGGGAGACGAGTCACGTGACCATGGTGGTGGCGGAGCTGGAGAAGACGCTCAGCAGCTTCCCGGTGGTTGACTCCGTGGTGTCGCTGCTGGACGGAGTGGTGGAGAAACTCAGCGCCCTGAAGAGGAAG GCTGCTGAGTCGATTCAAGCGGAGGATGAGAGCGCCAAGCTGTGTAAACGGCGCATCGAGCACCTGAAGGAGCACAGCAGCGACCAGCCGGGTTCGGTCAACCTGTGGAAGAAGAAACGCATGGACCGCATGATGGTGGAGCATCTGCTGCGCTGCGGCTACTACAACACCGCCGTCAAGCTGGCCAGGCAGAGCGGCATAGAG GATCTGGTGAACATCGAGATGTTCCTCACagcaaaggaggtggaggagTCTTTGGAGAGGCAGGAAACAGCCACCTGCCTCGCCTGGTGCCATGACAACAAGTCCCGCCTCCGCAAGATGAAG agctgTCTGGAGTTTAGTCTGAGAATTCAGGAGTTTATTGAGCTCATCAGACAGAACAAGCGCATGGATGCAGTGCG ACATGCAAGGAAGCATTTCAGTCAGGCAGAAGGAGGGCAGCTGGATGAGGTCCGGCAGGTGATGGGCATGCTGGCCTTCCCATCAGATACACACATCTCCCCCTACAAG GATCTTCTGGACCCGGCTCGCTGGAAGATGCTGATCCAGCAGTTCAGATACGACAACTACAGACTCCACCAGCTGGGAAACAACTCTGTGTTCACCATCACCCTGCAGGCCGGGCTGTCCGCCATCAAGACTCC TCAGTGCTACAAGGAGGACGGCTCCTCTAAAAACCCAGACTGCCCCGTTTGCAGCAAGTCTCTGAACAAGTTGGCGCAGCCGCTGCCGATGGCTCACTGCGCCAACTCCAGGCTGGTGTGTAAGATCTCTGGGGAGGTGATGAACGAGAACAACCCGCCCATGATGCTGCCCAACGGATACGTCTACGGCTACAAC TCCCTGCTGTCCATCCGCCAGGACGACAAAGTGGTCTGTCCCAGAACCAAAGAGGTGTTCAGCTTCTCTCAGGCAGAGAAGGTCTACATCATGTGA
- the LOC116714161 gene encoding heterogeneous nuclear ribonucleoprotein A0-like, which yields MSDQLCKLFVGGLNVDTDDDGLRKHFEQYGALTDCVVVVNKQLQRSRCFGFVTYSTPEEADAAMAARPHTVDGNSVEVKRAVAREDANKPEALAKVKKIFIGGLKDDIEEQHLTDYFSQYGLVEKSEVISEKETGKKRGFGFVYFTDHDSADKAVVVKFHTVNGHKVEVKKALTKQEMQAASRNTMAPRGRPGRGMRGNQNGYGGREYGGSYNYGNGGGGGYNCGGYGGYGGPYGGGYGDQGSGYGGGNGYNDFGSGYGQQSSGYGPMKGPPFGGQRSAAPYARGGGGGGYPRGGYGGGGGY from the coding sequence ATGAGTGACCAGCTCTGTAAGCTCTTCGTCGGCGGACTGAACGTGGACACCGACGACGATGGCCTCCGCAAGCACTTCGAGCAGTACGGGGCCCTGACCGACTGCGTGGTCGTCGTGAACAAGCAGCTGCAGCGCTCCCGCTGCTTCGGCTTTGTTACCTACTCCACACCGGAGGAGGCCGACGCCGCCATGGCTGCTAGGCCGCACACCGTCGACGGTAACTCGGTGGAGGTAAAGCGAGCAGTGGCCAGAGAAGACGCAAACAAGCCCGAAGCTTTGGCTAAAGTGAAGAAAATCTTCATCGGTGGGCTGAAAGACGACATTGAAGAGCAGCATTTGACCGACTACTTCTCGCAGTACGGCCTGGTGGAGAAGTCTGAAGTCATCTCCGAGAAGGAGACGGGGAAGAAGAGGGGCTTCGGATTCGTGTACTTCACCGACCATGACTCTGCAGATAAGGCCGTGGTGGTGAAGTTTCACACCGTTAATGGACACAAAGTGGAGGTGAAGAAAGCCCTGACTAAACAAGAAATGCAGGCTGCGAGCAGGAACACAATGGCGCCGAGAGGCAGACCGGGCCGCGGCATGAGAGGAAATCAAAATGGCTACGGAGGCAGGGAATATGGCGGAAGCTACAACTACGGAAATGGCGGCGGTGGCGGCTACAACTGTGGCGGCTACGGAGGGTACGGTGGACCGTACGGAGGCGGCTATGGCGACCAGGGAAGCGGCTACGGTGGCGGCAACGGCTACAACGACTTTGGCAGCGGCTACGGCCAGCAGTCCTCTGGCTACGGTCCCATGAAGGGGCCACCTTTCGGGGGCCAGCGGAGCGCGGCTCCCTACGCCAGAGGCGGTGGTGGTGGCGGATACCCCAGGGGGGGCtacggcggcggcggcggctacTGA
- the LOC116714160 gene encoding heterogeneous nuclear ribonucleoprotein A0-like: MTDKLCKLFVGGLNVETTSDGLRAYFEQYGSLTDCVVVMNQQLGRSRCFGFITYSEPGEADAAMAAKPHVVEGNNVELKRAIAREDANNPDILANVKKIFVGGVKDHIEAENLTEYFSQFGAVEKSEIISDKQTGRKRGFGFVYFTDTDSATKAALTKYHTINGNKVEVKKALSKQEITTGGRGGRGRGRGMQNFGGGRGGGYGGGYGGGYGGGYGGNYGSGYGYGGGYNNDSGGGYGGYGGYNEYDSQMGGGYSNGDFGEGYGQQQSSYGAMKGGSYSYRSGAPYRGGGGGGAGRGGGFGGGY, encoded by the coding sequence ATGACGGACAAATTGTGCAAGCTTTTTGTTGGAGGGCTGAACGTGGAGACCACCAGCGATGGCCTCCGTGCGTATTTCGAGCAGTACGGCTCTCTGACGGACTGTGTCGTGGTTATGAACCAGCAGCTCGGAAGGTCCCGCTGCTTCGGTTTCATCACCTACTCTGAGCCCGGGGAGGCCGACGCTGCAATGGCGGCTAAGCCACATGTCGTCGAAGGCAACAACGTGGAGCTGAAGAGGGCCATAGCCCGAGAGGACGCCAACAACCCGGACATCCTCGCCAACGTCAAGAAAATCTTCGTCGGCGGAGTGAAGGACCACATCGAGGCGGAGAACCTGACCGAGTACTTCTCGCAGTTTGGCGCAGTGGAGAAGTCTGAGATCATCTCCGACAAGCAGACCGGCAGGAAGAGAGGCTTCGGCTTCGTCTACTTCACGGACACCGACTCGGCCACCAAAGCGGCGCTGACCAAATACCACACCATCAACGGGAACAAGGTGGAGGTGAAGAAAGCCCTCAGCAAGCAGGAGATCACCACCGGCGGCCGCGGAGGAAGAGGCCGGGGGAGAGGAATGCAGAACTTCGGCGgcgggagaggaggaggatatGGAGGCGGTTATGGCGGCGGCTACGGCGGGGGTTACGGCGGGAATTACGGAAGTGGCTATGGCTATGGCGGCGGCTACAACAACGATAGCGGCGGCGGCTACGGAGGCTATGGCGGCTACAACGAGTACGACAGCCAGATGGGGGGAGGCTACAGCAACGGGGACTTCGGGGAGGGCTACGGACAGCAGCAGTCGAGCTACGGCGCGATGAAGGGGGGCAGCTACTCCTACCGGAGCGGGGCTCCGTACCGGGGCGGTGGGGGAGGCGGCGCCGGCAGAGGCGGCGGCTTCGGAGGAGGTTATTAG